One Denticeps clupeoides chromosome 3, fDenClu1.1, whole genome shotgun sequence DNA window includes the following coding sequences:
- the LOC114785604 gene encoding mucin-5AC-like isoform X5, translating to MPVAILLLLLGLLAENPSLPQENTHNGAETSGDELTHSLTHTEQTLSHAHTATHTNTGPALIHQSQTSGPWTTPTPAVTKLHSNSNTHVPLSTTHTHAENYVPTHTARHHHRPEVTMATAQQNSKVTTSLFMTRTHTHNNSSRTDTTKPTPAADYSSTDTVTRINQDLTEVTGSDWTQKSDSTSQSIRKDTHNQTIPPDSTNQTIKPDPTHQTITPDTTNQVLQSDSTKRTVRRDTTNQLIQSDLTDQTTRPDTTNKTIIPDTTHQIIQSDLTNQTTRPDTTNKTIIPDTTHQIIQSDLTNQTIKPDSTNQLIQSDLTNQTTRPDTTNQIIQSELTDQTMRPDTTNQTIQPDRTNRTVRSGMTNQTTRPDTTNKTIIPDTIYQIIQSDLTNQTIKPDSTKQLIQSDLTNQTTRPDTTNKTIIPDTTHQIIQSDFTNQTVRSGMTNQTTRPDTTNQTIQPDRTNRTVRSGMNNQTIRPDRKNQIIQSDLTNQTSLFATPSTNHSLTHITQPPHSIDMNIPSTHLQSTIKTHLNTPTTHNFSTSQTHKTPTHSRSTINTTGQPTGCTHNTHTTRLHSPQNKHAVNTHTESRTRNTKLRTHTHTLETQDTVSLTEPLPRSTVNSAPPTATPSIWGSVTSPSPGLSHSDPTHEGVTVDTTHYDHLHPNICTLCAGSPQTQTVRSPHCTDSTHTSVDQSEHSSMKSVPIHPVTHTAAVPSHPVTHTAAVPSHPVTHTAAVPSHPVTHTPAVPSHPVTHTAAVPSHPVTHTHAVPSHPVTHTATVPSHPIIHTAAVPSHPVTHTHAVPSHPVTHTAAVPSHPITHTAAVPSDPVTHTAAVPSHPVTHTAAVPSHPHTNTNTPTAQLIDTTQINTAPDWAQRGRVFVVEDQPVVVKEPTFQLLLQILMEPNCKVAEESTAWIRPLRTSSVLQLEPFLHKVAGYESHHVTWSSGCALQVVAQFQTHAALSWLRGAESLLKEAGLSHKSLYVNGRRVQNITVGGPQVGVCGWLVGCEDGFDCLSAGTNATCRSRCHSGFCHNLGICVHRRGVQPACRCPVGDDFWYMGRRCDIRMTHHRLVAVCFGVVVTMATAMALLSYVVIRRFKTMLIQAKVDQTRSSYRRFNHFDELSARYWPRSWPGSADSLENPGFSRSDELLHLRALDRTCCYHDDTLSISSTWRGSAVQLNTIYPHSSQYRWDLSTCSLADVVGDSGKASDLSVCSWPIEPIQWTPFPLLQQLHTHRHTPVRPSRTRSYCEGMELVDLEKSWTA from the exons ATGCCCGTCGCCATCCTGCTTCTCCTGCTCGGGCTGCTGGCAG aGAACCCATCCCTTCctcaggaaaacacacacaatggagCGGAAACGTCTGGCGACGAGTTAAcacactcactgacacacacagaacaaacactGTCTCACGCTCACACtgccacacacaccaacaccggCCCTGCTCTGATCCACCAATCACAAACATCAGGTCCCTGGACCACACCCACTCCAGCCGTCACTAAACTTCACTCGAACTCCAACACTCACGTCCCActttccaccacacacacacacgcagagaactatgtaccaacacacacagcccgGCACCATCACAGGCCAGAGGTTACCATGGCGACAGCTCAACAGAATTCCAAGGTCACAACCTCACTTTTCATGACCAGGACCCACACGCACAACAACAGTTCAAGAACAGACACAACCAAACCCACACCAGCTGCAGATTACAGCAGCACTGACACAGTGACCAGGATCAACCAGGACCTCACTGAGGTCACCGGGTCAGACTGGACCCAGAAATCTGACTCGACTAGTCAAAGCATCAGAAAAGACACACATAATCAAACAATTCCTCCAGACTCGACTAACCAAACCATCAAACCAGACCCGACTCATCAAACCATCACACCAGACACAACGAATCAGGTGCTACAATCTGACTCGACTAAACGAACTGTCAGAAGAGATACAACTAATCAATTAATCCAATCAGATTTGACTGACCAAACCACCAGACCAGACACGACTAACAAGACCATCATACCAGACACGACTCATCAAATAATCCAATCAGACTTGACTAATCAAACCACCAGACCAGACACGACTAACAAGACCATCATACCAGACACGACTCATCAAATAATCCAATCAGATTTGACTAATCAAACTATCAAACCAGACTCAACTAATCAATTAATCCAGTCAGACTTGACTAATCAAACCACCAGACCAGACACAACAAATCAAATAATCCAATCAGAGTTGACTGACCAAACCATGAGACCAGACACAACAAATCAAACGATCCAACCTGACAGAACTAATCGAACTgtcagatcaggcatgactaaTCAAACCACCAGACCAGACACGACTAACAAGACCATCATACCAGACACGATTTATCAAATAATCCAATCAGACTTGACTAATCAAACTATAAAACCAGACTCAACTAAGCAATTAATCCAATCAGACTTGACTAATCAAACCACCAGACCAGACACGACTAACAAGACCATCATACCAGACACGACTCATCAAATAATCCAATCAGATTTTACTAACCAAACTGTCAGATCAGGCATGACCAATCAAACCACCAGACCAGACACAACAAATCAAACGATCCAACCTGACAGAACTAATCGAACTGTCAGATCAGGCATGAATAATCAAACCATCAGACCAGACAGAAAGAACCAAATAATCCAATCAGATTTGACTAATCAAACTTCTCTATTCGCTACTCCCTCCACcaaccactcactcacacacatcaccCAACCTCCACACAGCATAGACATGAATATTCCCAGCACACACCTACAGAGCACAATAAAGACACACCTGAACACGCCCACAACACACAACTTTTCCACCAGTCAAACTCATAAAACTCCCACACACTCAAGGAGCACAATAAACACAACTGGACAACCAACAGGCTGcacacataatacacacacaacgaGACTACACTCACCACAGAACAAACatgctgtaaacacacacactgaaagtaGAACCCGAAATACAAaactcagaacacacacacacacactggaaaccCAAGACACAGTCAGCCTGACAGAGCCTCTACCCAGAAGCACAGTGAACTCAGCTCCTCCCACTGCCACGCCTTCAATTTGGGGTTCTGTCACTTCACCGTCCCCGGGACTCTCTCACTCTGACCCCACGCATGAGGGCGTTACCGTAGATACCACACATTATGACCACCTTCATCCTAACATCTGCACACTATGTGCCGGAtcaccacaaacacaaacagtcaGAAGCCCTCACTGCACTGACTCCACCCACACATCTGTTGACCAATCAGAGCACAGCAGCATGAAAAGTGTTCCAATCCACCCCgtaacacacacagccgctGTCCCGTCCCACCCCGTAACACACACAGCCGCAGTCCCGTCCcaccctgtaacacacacagccGCCGTCCCGTCCCACcccgtaacacacacacccgcagtCCCGTCCcaccctgtaacacacacagccGCCGTCCCGTCCCAccccgtaacacacacacacgcagtcccGTCCcaccctgtaacacacacagccacagtcCCGTCCCACCCCATAATACACACAGCCGCAGTCCCGTCCCAccccgtaacacacacacacgcagtcccGTCCCACCCCGTAACACACACAGCCGCAGTCCCGTcccaccccataacacacacgGCCGCAGTCCCGTCCGACCCCgtaacacacacagctgcagtcCCGTCCcaccctgtaacacacacagccGCCGTCCCgtcccacccacacacaaacacaaacactcctACTGCACAACTCATAGACACAACGCAGATCAACACTGCACCTGACTGGGCACAGAGGGGGCGGGTCTTCGTAGTGGAGGACCAACCAGTTGTGGTAAAAG AACCGACATTTCAGCTCCTCCTGCAGATACTGATGGAGCCAAACTGTAAAGTGGCAGAGGAGTCAACAGCATGG ATCAGACCTTTGAGAACTTCTTCTGTCCTGCAGCTGGAGCCGTTCCTCCACAAGGTAGCAGGATATGAGAGTCACCATGTGACCTGGAGCAG TGGTTGTGCTCTGCAGGTGGTCGCTCAGTTTCAGACACATGCAGCTCTGTCCTGGCTGAGGGGGGCGGAGTCTCTTCTAAAAGAGGCGGGGCTAAGCCACAAAAGTCTTTATGTCAATGGAAGGAGAGTACAGAACATCACCGTGGGAG GCCCACAGGTGGGGGTGTGTGGCTGGTTGGTGGGGTGTGAGGACGGGTTTGACTGCCTGAGCGCCGGGACCAACGCCACCTGCCGCTCACGCTGCCACTCGGGGTTCTGCCACAACCTCGGCATCTGTGTGCACCGTCGCGGCGTGCAGCCGGCCTGCCG gtgtcCGGTTGGGGATGATTTCTGGTACATGGGTCGGCGCTGCGATATTCGTATGACCCACCACCGTTTGGTGGCTGTGTGCTTTGGTGTTGTGGTCACTATGGCAACAGCAATGGCCCTGTTGTCCTACGTTGTGATTCGCCGGTTTAAAACCATGCTGATTCAGGCCAAAGTGGACCAGACTCGGAGCAG CTATCGCAGGTTTAACCACTTCGACGAGCTCTCGGCGCGCTACTGGCCACGTTCGTGGCCCGGGTCAGCCGACTCGCTGGAAAACCCCGGCTTCTCTCGCTCTGACGAGCTGCTACACCTCAGGGCCCTGGATCGCACCTGCTGTTACCATGACGACACGCTCTCCATCAGCTCCACCTGGCGGGGCAGCGCGGTCCAGCTGAACACCATTTACCCCCACAG
- the LOC114785604 gene encoding mucin-6-like isoform X6 produces MATAQQNSKVTTSLFMTRTHTHNNSSRTDTTKPTPAADYSSTDTVTRINQDLTEVTGSDWTQKSDSTSQSIRKDTHNQTIPPDSTNQTIKPDPTHQTITPDTTNQVLQSDSTKRTVRRDTTNQLIQSDLTDQTTRPDTTNKTIIPDTTHQIIQSDLTNQTTRPDTTNKTIIPDTTHQIIQSDLTNQTIKPDSTNQLIQSDLTNQTTRPDTTNQIIQSELTDQTMRPDTTNQTIQPDRTNRTVRSGMTNQTTRPDTTNKTIIPDTIYQIIQSDLTNQTIKPDSTKQLIQSDLTNQTTRPDTTNKTIIPDTTHQIIQSDFTNQTVRSGMTNQTTRPDTTNQTIQPDRTNRTVRSGMNNQTIRPDRKNQIIQSDLTNQTSLFATPSTNHSLTHITQPPHSIDMNIPSTHLQSTIKTHLNTPTTHNFSTSQTHKTPTHSRSTINTTGQPTGCTHNTHTTRLHSPQNKHAVNTHTESRTRNTKLRTHTHTLETQDTVSLTEPLPRSTVNSAPPTATPSIWGSVTSPSPGLSHSDPTHEGVTVDTTHYDHLHPNICTLCAGSPQTQTVRSPHCTDSTHTSVDQSEHSSMKSVPIHPVTHTAAVPSHPVTHTAAVPSHPVTHTAAVPSHPVTHTPAVPSHPVTHTAAVPSHPVTHTHAVPSHPVTHTATVPSHPIIHTAAVPSHPVTHTHAVPSHPVTHTAAVPSHPITHTAAVPSDPVTHTAAVPSHPVTHTAAVPSHPHTNTNTPTAQLIDTTQINTAPDWAQRGRVFVVEDQPVVVKEPTFQLLLQILMEPNCKVAEESTAWIRPLRTSSVLQLEPFLHKVAGYESHHVTWSSGCALQVVAQFQTHAALSWLRGAESLLKEAGLSHKSLYVNGRRVQNITVGGPQVGVCGWLVGCEDGFDCLSAGTNATCRSRCHSGFCHNLGICVHRRGVQPACRCPVGDDFWYMGRRCDIRMTHHRLVAVCFGVVVTMATAMALLSYVVIRRFKTMLIQAKVDQTRSSYRRFNHFDELSARYWPRSWPGSADSLENPGFSRSDELLHLRALDRTCCYHDDTLSISSTWRGSAVQLNTIYPHSSQYRWDLSTCSLADVVGDSGKASDLSVCSWPIEPIQWTPFPLLQQLHTHRHTPVRPSRTRSYCEGMELVDLEKSWTA; encoded by the exons ATGGCGACAGCTCAACAGAATTCCAAGGTCACAACCTCACTTTTCATGACCAGGACCCACACGCACAACAACAGTTCAAGAACAGACACAACCAAACCCACACCAGCTGCAGATTACAGCAGCACTGACACAGTGACCAGGATCAACCAGGACCTCACTGAGGTCACCGGGTCAGACTGGACCCAGAAATCTGACTCGACTAGTCAAAGCATCAGAAAAGACACACATAATCAAACAATTCCTCCAGACTCGACTAACCAAACCATCAAACCAGACCCGACTCATCAAACCATCACACCAGACACAACGAATCAGGTGCTACAATCTGACTCGACTAAACGAACTGTCAGAAGAGATACAACTAATCAATTAATCCAATCAGATTTGACTGACCAAACCACCAGACCAGACACGACTAACAAGACCATCATACCAGACACGACTCATCAAATAATCCAATCAGACTTGACTAATCAAACCACCAGACCAGACACGACTAACAAGACCATCATACCAGACACGACTCATCAAATAATCCAATCAGATTTGACTAATCAAACTATCAAACCAGACTCAACTAATCAATTAATCCAGTCAGACTTGACTAATCAAACCACCAGACCAGACACAACAAATCAAATAATCCAATCAGAGTTGACTGACCAAACCATGAGACCAGACACAACAAATCAAACGATCCAACCTGACAGAACTAATCGAACTgtcagatcaggcatgactaaTCAAACCACCAGACCAGACACGACTAACAAGACCATCATACCAGACACGATTTATCAAATAATCCAATCAGACTTGACTAATCAAACTATAAAACCAGACTCAACTAAGCAATTAATCCAATCAGACTTGACTAATCAAACCACCAGACCAGACACGACTAACAAGACCATCATACCAGACACGACTCATCAAATAATCCAATCAGATTTTACTAACCAAACTGTCAGATCAGGCATGACCAATCAAACCACCAGACCAGACACAACAAATCAAACGATCCAACCTGACAGAACTAATCGAACTGTCAGATCAGGCATGAATAATCAAACCATCAGACCAGACAGAAAGAACCAAATAATCCAATCAGATTTGACTAATCAAACTTCTCTATTCGCTACTCCCTCCACcaaccactcactcacacacatcaccCAACCTCCACACAGCATAGACATGAATATTCCCAGCACACACCTACAGAGCACAATAAAGACACACCTGAACACGCCCACAACACACAACTTTTCCACCAGTCAAACTCATAAAACTCCCACACACTCAAGGAGCACAATAAACACAACTGGACAACCAACAGGCTGcacacataatacacacacaacgaGACTACACTCACCACAGAACAAACatgctgtaaacacacacactgaaagtaGAACCCGAAATACAAaactcagaacacacacacacacactggaaaccCAAGACACAGTCAGCCTGACAGAGCCTCTACCCAGAAGCACAGTGAACTCAGCTCCTCCCACTGCCACGCCTTCAATTTGGGGTTCTGTCACTTCACCGTCCCCGGGACTCTCTCACTCTGACCCCACGCATGAGGGCGTTACCGTAGATACCACACATTATGACCACCTTCATCCTAACATCTGCACACTATGTGCCGGAtcaccacaaacacaaacagtcaGAAGCCCTCACTGCACTGACTCCACCCACACATCTGTTGACCAATCAGAGCACAGCAGCATGAAAAGTGTTCCAATCCACCCCgtaacacacacagccgctGTCCCGTCCCACCCCGTAACACACACAGCCGCAGTCCCGTCCcaccctgtaacacacacagccGCCGTCCCGTCCCACcccgtaacacacacacccgcagtCCCGTCCcaccctgtaacacacacagccGCCGTCCCGTCCCAccccgtaacacacacacacgcagtcccGTCCcaccctgtaacacacacagccacagtcCCGTCCCACCCCATAATACACACAGCCGCAGTCCCGTCCCAccccgtaacacacacacacgcagtcccGTCCCACCCCGTAACACACACAGCCGCAGTCCCGTcccaccccataacacacacgGCCGCAGTCCCGTCCGACCCCgtaacacacacagctgcagtcCCGTCCcaccctgtaacacacacagccGCCGTCCCgtcccacccacacacaaacacaaacactcctACTGCACAACTCATAGACACAACGCAGATCAACACTGCACCTGACTGGGCACAGAGGGGGCGGGTCTTCGTAGTGGAGGACCAACCAGTTGTGGTAAAAG AACCGACATTTCAGCTCCTCCTGCAGATACTGATGGAGCCAAACTGTAAAGTGGCAGAGGAGTCAACAGCATGG ATCAGACCTTTGAGAACTTCTTCTGTCCTGCAGCTGGAGCCGTTCCTCCACAAGGTAGCAGGATATGAGAGTCACCATGTGACCTGGAGCAG TGGTTGTGCTCTGCAGGTGGTCGCTCAGTTTCAGACACATGCAGCTCTGTCCTGGCTGAGGGGGGCGGAGTCTCTTCTAAAAGAGGCGGGGCTAAGCCACAAAAGTCTTTATGTCAATGGAAGGAGAGTACAGAACATCACCGTGGGAG GCCCACAGGTGGGGGTGTGTGGCTGGTTGGTGGGGTGTGAGGACGGGTTTGACTGCCTGAGCGCCGGGACCAACGCCACCTGCCGCTCACGCTGCCACTCGGGGTTCTGCCACAACCTCGGCATCTGTGTGCACCGTCGCGGCGTGCAGCCGGCCTGCCG gtgtcCGGTTGGGGATGATTTCTGGTACATGGGTCGGCGCTGCGATATTCGTATGACCCACCACCGTTTGGTGGCTGTGTGCTTTGGTGTTGTGGTCACTATGGCAACAGCAATGGCCCTGTTGTCCTACGTTGTGATTCGCCGGTTTAAAACCATGCTGATTCAGGCCAAAGTGGACCAGACTCGGAGCAG CTATCGCAGGTTTAACCACTTCGACGAGCTCTCGGCGCGCTACTGGCCACGTTCGTGGCCCGGGTCAGCCGACTCGCTGGAAAACCCCGGCTTCTCTCGCTCTGACGAGCTGCTACACCTCAGGGCCCTGGATCGCACCTGCTGTTACCATGACGACACGCTCTCCATCAGCTCCACCTGGCGGGGCAGCGCGGTCCAGCTGAACACCATTTACCCCCACAG